The following are from one region of the Candidatus Kapaibacterium thiocyanatum genome:
- a CDS encoding ATP:cob(I)alamin adenosyltransferase: protein MATRIYTKTGDDGTTGLFGGTRVAKSDLRIEAYGTVDELNAVLGIVLAHGVADELREEIEATSSHLFTVGADLATPLDPPPKYTIPRIGEEHIEELERRIDRHDQRLGALKAFILPGGTAAAAYLHLARTVCRRAERAAVALATRENIGPSVVRYLNRLSDYLFTAARMANLLAGIDDVPWKP from the coding sequence ATGGCAACACGGATATATACCAAAACGGGCGACGACGGTACTACCGGTCTGTTCGGTGGCACCAGGGTGGCCAAGAGCGATCTGCGAATAGAGGCCTACGGTACGGTGGACGAACTGAATGCCGTTCTCGGCATCGTTCTCGCTCACGGGGTCGCCGACGAGCTGCGCGAGGAGATCGAAGCGACGTCGTCCCACCTGTTCACGGTTGGAGCGGATCTCGCCACGCCTCTCGACCCGCCTCCGAAGTATACCATACCCCGGATAGGCGAGGAACATATCGAAGAGCTCGAGCGTCGTATCGACCGGCATGATCAGCGGCTCGGGGCACTGAAGGCGTTCATTCTGCCAGGAGGGACGGCCGCGGCAGCCTATCTGCATCTGGCCCGTACGGTATGCAGGAGGGCCGAGCGTGCCGCCGTCGCGCTGGCTACACGGGAGAATATCGGTCCCAGCGTGGTCCGTTATCTGAACCGTCTGTCTGATTATTTGTTTACAGCGGCCCGTATGGCGAATCTTCTGGCCGGTATCGATGATGTGCCTTGGAAGCCGTGA
- a CDS encoding pyruvate kinase, with the protein MLNQKAKILCTMGPAIASEEKIVALVKAGANAFRLNMSHGSYSSHEHYIASIRAAEETLKIHLPIIADLQGPKIRVGDFADRETMTLVAGREILLADASVIKHRKLKPSDTLVPVTYPTLSKDVKKGDVLLLDDGLLKIQVRDITDDVVRALVIHGGVLKPRKGINLPNINVSQPAMTTKDRADVRFAIEKDCDYVAVSFVRTAADVENVRRYIAKYGGSQWIIAKIEKPEALTNIDSIIDASDAIMVARGDLGVEIPSQAVPIFQKKIIKLCNAKAKPVITATQMLESMIQNPRPTRAEASDVANAVLDGTDAVMLSAESSVGAYPVEAVHYMRTICTEAERELLGDGLLHHPDALQYDPKEQNTDSIAMAAARIAEESRVSGIASLSYSGKTARLISNRRPKAPILAITTMRSTARKMQLLWGVTGLVVTTITSTDETIETIKQDLVREKYFPAGSIIVFTIGRPLVGRARTNMLSIETLEAVR; encoded by the coding sequence ATGCTCAATCAAAAGGCGAAGATTCTCTGCACCATGGGACCCGCCATCGCCTCCGAAGAAAAGATCGTGGCCCTGGTCAAGGCCGGAGCGAATGCCTTCCGTCTCAACATGTCGCACGGCTCCTATTCGAGCCATGAGCATTACATCGCCTCTATCCGCGCTGCCGAAGAAACGCTGAAGATCCATCTGCCCATCATTGCCGATCTGCAGGGACCGAAGATCCGCGTCGGCGATTTCGCCGACCGCGAAACGATGACGCTGGTGGCCGGACGCGAAATCCTGCTCGCCGACGCTTCCGTGATCAAGCACAGAAAGCTGAAACCGTCGGACACACTGGTACCCGTGACGTATCCGACGTTGTCCAAGGACGTGAAGAAGGGCGACGTCCTGCTGCTCGACGACGGCCTGCTGAAGATCCAGGTCCGCGACATCACGGACGACGTGGTACGCGCCCTGGTGATCCACGGCGGCGTGCTGAAGCCCCGCAAGGGAATCAACCTGCCGAACATCAACGTCTCCCAACCGGCGATGACGACGAAGGATCGTGCCGACGTGCGCTTCGCGATCGAGAAGGACTGCGACTACGTCGCCGTATCCTTCGTGCGGACGGCAGCGGATGTCGAGAACGTGCGGAGATACATCGCCAAGTACGGCGGTTCGCAGTGGATCATCGCCAAGATCGAGAAGCCCGAGGCGCTCACGAACATCGACTCCATCATCGATGCCTCCGATGCCATCATGGTCGCCCGCGGCGACCTGGGCGTGGAGATCCCCTCCCAGGCCGTACCGATCTTCCAGAAGAAGATCATCAAGCTTTGCAACGCCAAAGCCAAGCCGGTCATCACGGCCACGCAGATGCTGGAGTCGATGATCCAGAATCCGCGTCCTACGCGTGCCGAGGCCAGCGACGTCGCCAATGCGGTGCTCGACGGCACCGATGCCGTGATGCTCAGTGCGGAATCGTCCGTGGGCGCCTATCCCGTCGAGGCGGTGCATTACATGCGTACGATCTGCACCGAAGCCGAACGCGAACTTCTCGGCGATGGCCTGCTGCATCATCCCGATGCACTGCAGTACGACCCGAAGGAACAGAACACGGACTCCATCGCCATGGCGGCGGCGCGTATCGCCGAGGAATCCCGTGTGAGCGGTATCGCGAGTCTGAGCTATAGTGGCAAGACGGCGCGGCTCATCTCGAACCGCCGTCCGAAGGCCCCCATCCTCGCCATCACCACCATGAGGAGCACTGCGCGAAAGATGCAGTTGTTGTGGGGAGTGACGGGGCTGGTCGTGACCACCATCACGTCTACCGATGAAACGATCGAAACGATCAAGCAGGACCTCGTCCGCGAGAAGTACTTCCCTGCCGGCTCCATCATCGTATTTACGATCGGGCGCCCCCTTGTAGGGCGCGCCCGAACGAACATGCTTTCAATAGAAACGCTCGAAGCCGTACGCTGA
- a CDS encoding metallophosphoesterase produces the protein MPSPFNIVFIGDIVGHIGLREVLRQLPTLKERFTPDCIIINGENICDGKGLTEVEAAQLFEAGANAITTGNHIWENWKSRPLLAANPLVLRPFNYPPENPGRGWTTITLPDQRTVGLLQIQGRVYMQPIDCPFKAADMAIARLAPKSKMIVVDFHADATAEKIAMGWYLDGRVSAVLGTHTHVQTNDATILPKGTAYLTDTGMSGPYDSVLGMKKEIALRRFLLQTAHKYETAERDCRVGGVHLVLDEETGKALSIQPFMSPQPRTTVVSTTQ, from the coding sequence GTGCCTAGTCCATTCAACATCGTCTTCATCGGAGATATCGTCGGACACATCGGTCTGCGCGAAGTCCTCCGACAACTCCCCACCCTCAAGGAACGCTTCACGCCGGACTGTATCATCATCAACGGCGAGAACATCTGCGACGGCAAGGGTCTTACCGAAGTGGAGGCTGCCCAGCTCTTCGAAGCCGGGGCCAATGCCATCACGACGGGCAATCATATCTGGGAGAACTGGAAGTCACGGCCTCTCCTGGCCGCCAATCCCCTCGTACTCAGACCGTTCAACTACCCGCCCGAGAATCCGGGCCGGGGCTGGACGACGATCACGCTTCCCGACCAACGCACGGTAGGCCTTCTTCAGATCCAGGGCCGGGTCTACATGCAGCCCATCGACTGTCCCTTCAAGGCTGCCGATATGGCCATCGCCCGCCTCGCGCCGAAGAGCAAGATGATCGTCGTGGACTTCCACGCCGATGCCACGGCCGAGAAGATCGCCATGGGCTGGTACCTCGATGGCCGCGTGAGCGCCGTCCTGGGTACGCATACGCACGTGCAGACGAACGACGCCACGATCCTGCCGAAGGGTACGGCATATCTGACCGATACGGGAATGTCGGGACCGTACGACTCCGTCCTCGGCATGAAGAAGGAAATCGCCCTGCGTCGCTTCCTGCTCCAGACAGCCCACAAGTATGAAACCGCCGAACGCGACTGCCGCGTCGGTGGCGTCCACCTCGTTCTCGACGAAGAAACGGGCAAGGCTCTGTCCATCCAACCCTTCATGAGCCCCCAACCACGCACGACGGTCGTGTCAACCACACAGTAG